From the Brassica napus cultivar Da-Ae chromosome A8, Da-Ae, whole genome shotgun sequence genome, one window contains:
- the LOC106361882 gene encoding receptor-like protein 1 has translation MRTYERYWWWVKKKKQMALVLFMIVTLMLQLQMKGCVGCLETERMGLLQLKSYLKNGFKVEEESMLKSWSHDDPISDCCHWKRVKCSDATTGGYVVHLSLDELIPASYELENQSLNLSLFHSFPRLQNLKLSFNKFSDLFDPINVLTGMTMLQELDLSNNGFTDFDKLGVTLPSSLHVLNLANNQLPSTPKGYLKICALMNLRELDLSSNALTNTPYCLANLSRLRTLDLSENKISGDLSSFVPGLPSTLEYLSLFDNDFNGSFWFSSLANHTRLTVFKLSTKLGTIQTQAESSWLPPFQLKILKLKKFNLGSTIPTFLAHQHDLRSIHITYSQLKGAFPVWLVKNNTRLAAIRLTNNLLTELRLPSRLVHGLNFLDVSCNRIYGSLPEDIGIVFPHLRYMNFSSNHNHGTIPSSMGEMKSLEFLDMSDNRLYGQLPNTFVRGCYSLSVLKLSNNQLQGKVFPRHANLTSLVWLFLNGNRFGGSLEQGLLNSKSLRLLDISDNSFSGTLPYWIGKISGLSFLLMRGNKLKGQVPHQLQNLQLSVVDMSHNSFSGSIPRNFNVSSLRELRLHSNEFMGSVPSYLFKAKGLQVLDLRHNRISGMILNTIGKTSDLGVLLLGNNSFQTHIPEKICQLSNVGLLDLSHNKFKGAIPSCFGKMSFGYNAIINPYDYSVGFSSFQRWRYPSALYLVDTQLELGLQSTPATTVNFLSKSRYETYQGDILRYMYGLDLSSNQLSGEIPVEVWDLKNIISLNFSSNRLIGSIPDCISNLKSLESLDLSNNKLHGNIPPQLADLNNLGYFNVSYNDLSGEIPFKAHLVTFEATSYIGNDQLCGLPTNKSCKTSKEFEKQFKEEEEEEEGDGVIDMMWLYWTSGAVFISTSLVLFASLCIDSRWSREWFYRVDLFIHRLQSFKGRFVCK, from the exons atgagaaCATATGAGAGATACTGGTGGTGggttaagaagaagaagcaaatggCTTTGGTGTTGTTCATGATAGTAACGTTGATGCTTCAACTCCAGATGAAAGGATGTGTCGGTTGTCTGGAAACTGAACGGATGGGTCTGTTGCAACTCAAGTCGTATCTCAAGAATGGTTTtaaagtagaagaagaaagcaTGCTGAAATCATGGAGTCATGATGATCCTATCAGTGATTGCTGCCACTGGAAAAGGGTAAAGTGTAGTGACGCTACTACCGGTGGCTACGTAGTCCACCTCTCGCTTGATGAACTCATACCCGCCAGTTATGAGTTAGAAAACCAGTCTCTAAATCTGTCTTTGTTCCATAGCTTCCCTCGACTCCAAAACCTTAAACTTTCGTTCAATAAGTTCAGTGACTTGTTTGATCCCATCAATG TACTGACAGGTATGACAATGTTGCAAGAACTGGATCTAAGTAATAATGGATTCACCGACTTCGACAAGCTAG GTGTAACGCTTCCTTCATCTTTACACGTACTGAATCTTGCAAACAATCAATTACCATCGACACCAAAag GCTACTTGAAGATTTGCGCATTAATGAATCTTAGAGAGCTGGATTTAAGCTCCAATGCTTTGACAAATACTCCTTATTGTCTGGCTAACTTAAGCCGTCTTCGAACTCTTGATCTATCCGAAAACAAAATCAGTGGAGACTTGTCTTCCTTTGTACCTGGTCTACCATCAACGCTTGAGTACTTATCCCTTTTTGATAATGACTTCAACGGTTCCTTCTGGTTCAGTTCGCTGGCCAATCACACAAGACTCACAGTATTCAAGTTGTCAACGAAACTTGGTACGATCCAAACTCAGGCTGAGAGCTCCTGGCTTCCACCGTTTCAGTTGAAGATACTTAAGCTAAAGAAATTCAACCTTGGCAGCACAATCCCTACCTTTCTTGCTCATCAACATGACTTACGCTCCATCCATATTACTTATAGCCAATTGAAAGGAGCATTTCCGGTCTGGCTTGTGAAGAATAATACAAGGCTGGCGGCTATTAGACTGACCAACAATTTGTTGACAGAGCTTCGACTACCTTCTAGGCTTGTTCATGGACTAAATTTTCTTGATGTCTCATGTAACAGGATATATGGTTCACTTCCAGAAGACATAGGGATTGTTTTTCCACATCTAAGGTACATGAACTTTTCTTCAAACCACAATCATGGAACCATTCCATCTTCTATGGGCGAGATGAAAAGTCTAGAATTCTTGGACATGTCCGATAATCGTCTATATGGTCAGCTACCCAATACGTTTGTACGTGGTTGCTACTCGCTGAGTGTTCTGAAGCTCTCCAATAACCAACTCCAGGGGAAAGTATTTCCGAGGCATGCAAATCTTACTAGTTTAGTTTGGTTGTTTCTTAATGGCAACCGTTTTGGCGGGAGTCTTGAACAAGGTTTGTTGAACTCAAAGTCTCTACGTCTGTTGGACATATCAGATAATAGCTTTTCCGGCACGCTTCCATATTGGATTGGTAAAATCTCGGGACTATCCTTTCTACTCATGAGGGGAAACAAGCTAAAAGGTCAGGTGCCTCATCAACTACAAAATCTACAGCTTTCGGTTGTAGACATGTCCCACAATAGCTTTTCTGGCTCCATTCCAAGGAATTTTAATGTTTCATCTCTCAGGGAATTAAGGCTACACAGCAATGAGTTTATGGGTTCAGTTCCGAGCTATTTATTCAAGGCTAAGGGATTACAGGTGCTCGATTTGCGGCACAACCGTATTTCTGGAATGATTCTGAATACTATTGGGAAGACATCTGACTTGGGAGTTCTTCTTCTAGGGAATAATAGCTTTCAGACTCATATCCCTGAAAAAATATGTCAGCTAAGTAATGTTGGTCTCTTGGATTTATCTCACAACAAATTCAAAGGCGCCATACCATCATGTTTTGGTAAAATGTCTTTTGGATACAATGCAATAATCAATCCATATGATTATTCAGTAGGATTTTCATCCTTTCAACGCTGGCGCTATCCATCAGCTCTTTACCTTGTTGATACCCAACTAGAGCTTGGCCTTCAGTCAACACCAGCAACTACAGTTAATTTTTTATCGAAAAGCAGATATGAAACATATCAAGGTGATATTCTTCGCTATATGTATGGTCTGGATTTGTCAAGCAACCAATTATCCGGTGAGATTCCAGTTGAAGTTTGGGATCTTAAGAACATCATATCCCTGAATTTTTCAAGCAACCGCCTCATCGGCTCCATACCAGATTGCATTTCAAATCTGAAGAGTTTGGAGAGTCTGGATTTATCTAACAATAAATTACATGGAAACATCCCTCCTCAGCTAGCCGATCTCAACAATTTAGGATACTTCAATGTCTCATATAACGATTTGTCAGGTGAAATCCCTTTCAAAGCCCATCTTGTGACCTTTGAAGCAACAAGTTACATAGGCAACGATCAGCTTTGTGGACTTCCTACCAATAAAAGTTGCAAAACCTCGAAAGAATTTGAAAAGCAGttcaaagaggaagaagaagaggaagagggtgaTGGTGTGATAGATATGATGTGGTTGTACTGGACGTCTGGTGCAGTCTTCATCTCCACATCATTGGTTTTGTTTGCTTCCCTCTGCATAGACTCACGCTGGTCCCGTGAATGGTTTTATCGTGTTGATTTGTTCATTCATCGTCTTCAAAGCTTTAAAGGACGTTTCGTGTGCAAGTGA
- the LOC111200098 gene encoding anther-specific protein BCP1-like — MGRQNVFVVFGLVFLAVLGLAAAASSPSPSSSPSKAPSTPTTDVEAPVSEDTIGTTDDDAAASPGDGDVAVAGPLGSDSSYGSIAPSGPAADSGAAALGVSAVVVGVTSIAGSFLFL, encoded by the coding sequence ATGGGTCGCCAAAACGTTTTCGTAGTGTTTGGCCTCGTGTTCTTGGCCGTTCTTGGCCTCGCCGCAGCTGCCTCCTCTCCATCTCCTTCATCGTCACCCTCCAAAGCTCCTTCTACTCCCACAACCGATGTCGAAGCTCCAGTGTCCGAGGACACCATTGGAACCACCGACGACGATGCAGCTGCTTCTCCTGGTGATGGTGACGTGGCTGTGGCTGGTCCTCTAGGAAGTGACTCCTCATACGGTAGTATTGCACCTTCAGGCCCAGCTGCTGACAGCGGTGCGGCGGCTCTTGGTGTCTCTGCGGTCGTCGTTGGTGTTACATCCATCGCCGGTTCTTTCTTGTTTCTCTGA
- the LOC111199799 gene encoding protein JINGUBANG-like — protein sequence MRVISWLFDSEHSSRRRRTPKSPTHLDSTDSATSSSLSEATGSTSLHSSLSLQTLPSVPSLQKIPAETLAVTVSHSVTSSFKLRERSLPVTCLAVNGGYVFAVSGHEVSIYDRAMCAHLDTFNGQDPFSGSVKSVGFSGEKIFTAHQDGKIGVWKLTAKNGYKQLTTLPTLNDRLRRFALPKNYVQVRRHKKRLWIEHADAVTALAVNNGFIYSVSWDKTLKIWRASDLRCQESIKAHDDAVNAVAVSTNGTVYTGSADRRIRVWAKPADSKRYKLVATLEKHKSAVNALALNEDGSVLFSGSCDRSILVWEREDSSSYMAVSGALRGHDKAILSLFNVSDLLLSGSADRTVRIWRRGTDGCYSCLEVLSGHTKPVKSLAAVKDSELDGVVSIVSGSLDGEVKCWKVSVTKPDNSVYTDLVS from the coding sequence ATGCGGGTTATCTCATGGCTGTTCGATTCAGAACATTCTTCCCGGAGAAGACGAACACCAAAATCTCCAACGCATTTGGATTCCACCGACAGCGCCACGTCATCTTCGCTCAGCGAAGCCACCGGCTCCACCAGCCTCCACAGCAGTCTCTCTCTCCAGACCCTCCCTTCCGTTCCCTCTCTCCAGAAAATCCCCGCCGAGACTCTCGCCGTCACCGTCTCTCACTCCGTTACCTCCTCTTTTAAACTCCGGGAACGGAGTCTCCCCGTCACTTGTCTCGCCGTCAACGGCGGTTATGTCTTTGCAGTCTCCGGACACGAAGTCAGCATCTACGACCGCGCCATGTGTGCTCATCTCGACACTTTCAACGGCCAGGATCCGTTCTCAGGATCCGTCAAGTCCGTCGGTTTCTCCGGTGAAAAAATCTTCACTGCTCATCAGGACGGTAAAATCGGAGTTTGGAAATTAACCGCCAAAAACGGTTACAAACAGTTAACGACTCTGCCCACGTTAAACGACCGTTTGCGACGTTTCGCTCTTCCTAAAAACTACGTTCAGGTTCGCCGTCATAAAAAACGTCTCTGGATCGAACACGCTGACGCCGTTACCGCTCTCGCCGTTAATAACGGGTTCATTTACTCCGTTTCTTGGGACAAGACCTTGAAGATATGGAGAGCTTCCGACCTTCGTTGCCAGGAATCTATTAAAGCGCACGATGACGCCGTTAACGCCGTCGCCGTTTCTACTAACGGCACCGTTTACACTGGATCCGCGGATAGACGTATCCGGGTTTGGGCGAAACCCGCAGATTCGAAACGGTACAAGTTGGTCGCGACTTTGGAAAAGCACAAATCGGCGGTTAACGCTCTGGCATTAAATGAGGATGGTTCGGTTTTGTTCTCCGGTTCGTGTGACCGGTCAATTTTGGTTTGGGAGAGAGAGGACAGCTCCAGTTACATGGCGGTGAGTGGTGCTTTGAGGGGACACGATAAAGCAATTCTGAGCTTGTTTAACGTCTCCGATTTGCTTCTAAGTGGATCTGCTGATCGGACGGTCAGGATTTGGCGGCGCGGAACAGATGGTTGTTATAGTTGCTTGGAGGTGCTTTCCGGTCACACGAAGCCGGTTAAGTCGCTTGCAGCGGTTAAAGATTCGGAGTTAGACGGTGTCGTTTCAATCGTTAGTGGAAGTCTTGACGGGGAGGTTAAGTGTTGGAAGGTCTCCGTCACCAAACCGGATAATTCAGTTTACACGGATCTCGTTTcatga